The proteins below are encoded in one region of Aequorivita iocasae:
- a CDS encoding DUF3037 domain-containing protein, whose protein sequence is MPGKHLYEYAVIRLVPRVEREEFLNVGIILFCKGANYLNCKHQIDTEKLKLFSCELEVEEIENNLKAFEKICSGSKDGGPVAQWEKPDRFRWLTAQRSSSLQTSRPHNGFSDNLEATLKRLFAELVL, encoded by the coding sequence ATGCCCGGGAAACACTTGTATGAATATGCGGTAATACGTTTGGTGCCCCGCGTGGAACGCGAGGAATTCCTGAATGTTGGGATAATCCTTTTCTGCAAAGGAGCCAACTATTTGAATTGCAAACACCAAATTGACACCGAAAAGTTAAAACTCTTTTCCTGCGAATTGGAAGTTGAAGAGATTGAAAACAATTTAAAGGCTTTTGAAAAAATATGTTCAGGCTCCAAAGACGGAGGCCCCGTGGCCCAATGGGAAAAACCCGACAGATTCCGCTGGCTTACTGCCCAACGCAGTTCTTCACTTCAAACTTCACGTCCCCATAATGGCTTTAGTGATAATTTGGAAGCTACCTTAAAACGACTT
- a CDS encoding HipA family kinase, which produces MATNKIELRTVNVTRYITPLREGGSLPALAEADDDFKYVLKFRGAGHGTKALIAELLGGEIARTLGLKIPELVFANLDEAFGRSEGDEEIQDLLKGSRGLNLALHFLSGALTFDPVVTQVDETLASKIVWVDAFTTNIDRTVKNTNMLIWHKELWLIDHGATFYFHHSWSNWQKAAVTPFPYIKDHVLLPQAALIEEINEEMIALLPDKKLREITDLIPADWLDWEGFEMSSEEIREVYYQFLVTRRNNANNFVKQIQDARETLV; this is translated from the coding sequence ATGGCAACCAATAAAATAGAGCTCCGCACCGTAAACGTTACACGTTACATAACCCCTTTGCGTGAAGGCGGTTCGCTGCCAGCCTTGGCCGAAGCGGATGATGATTTTAAATATGTTTTGAAATTTCGCGGGGCAGGACACGGCACAAAAGCGTTGATTGCCGAATTGTTGGGTGGCGAAATTGCACGAACTTTAGGCTTAAAAATTCCCGAGCTTGTTTTCGCAAATTTAGACGAAGCTTTTGGCAGAAGTGAAGGCGACGAGGAAATACAGGATCTATTAAAGGGCAGCCGCGGACTTAATCTGGCACTGCATTTTCTTTCGGGAGCTTTAACATTTGACCCCGTAGTAACACAGGTTGATGAAACCTTGGCTTCCAAAATTGTATGGGTAGATGCTTTTACCACAAATATTGACAGAACCGTAAAAAATACCAATATGCTTATTTGGCATAAGGAACTTTGGCTGATAGATCACGGCGCTACTTTTTATTTTCATCATTCTTGGAGCAATTGGCAAAAAGCGGCTGTTACGCCATTTCCTTATATTAAAGATCACGTGCTTTTGCCACAAGCTGCGTTGATTGAAGAAATTAATGAAGAAATGATTGCGCTTTTGCCAGATAAAAAACTTCGCGAAATAACTGATCTTATTCCCGCAGATTGGCTCGATTGGGAAGGTTTTGAAATGTCTTCGGAAGAAATCAGGGAAGTATATTACCAGTTTTTGGTGACGAGAAGAAACAATGCGAACAACTTTGTAAAACAGATTCAGGATGCCCGGGAAACACTTGTATGA
- a CDS encoding potassium/proton antiporter has protein sequence MDLTIENILLVGSLLLFISIIAGKTSYKFGVPTLVLFLGIGMLAGEDGIGGISFDDPQIAQLVGIISLNFILFSGGLDTDWKAVKPIMKEGFALSTLGVLLTAVGLGTFVYYVTDFTIYESLLLGSIVSSTDAAAVFSILRSKNLTLRTNLRPTLEMESGSNDPMAYVLTIAFLVLVINQDKGLVSMIPLFFQQMIIGTIAGFGFGKLSKVIINKINLDFEGLYPVLVIALMFITFSVTDFVGGNGFLAIYICAVFLGNQYLIHKKTILKMYDGLAWLMQIVLFLTLGLLVFPSQIVPVIGIGLLISLFLIFVARPVAVFMSLIPFKMKLRRRFYISWVGLRGAVPIVFATYPLLAGIDKANMIFNIVFFISLTSILIQGTTLSVVAKWLRVSIPSEEKKISPSEKFLEEHPKTEMREIGIAKGNKIVGKKIVDIEFPKTAIIAMIKRDDKYITPNGNTVINADDVLIVLSESEKGIKKVFKALKIQEFSAA, from the coding sequence TTGGATTTAACCATTGAAAACATTTTACTTGTTGGCTCGTTACTACTTTTTATAAGCATAATAGCAGGTAAAACTTCTTATAAATTTGGTGTTCCCACTTTAGTACTTTTCCTGGGAATAGGAATGCTTGCCGGTGAAGATGGTATAGGCGGCATCAGTTTTGACGATCCGCAAATCGCTCAGTTAGTTGGTATTATTTCATTGAATTTTATTCTTTTTTCAGGAGGTCTTGACACTGATTGGAAAGCTGTAAAACCAATTATGAAAGAAGGTTTTGCACTTTCAACGTTGGGGGTTTTACTTACCGCTGTTGGCTTGGGAACCTTTGTTTATTACGTTACAGATTTTACCATTTATGAAAGTTTGCTTTTGGGGAGTATAGTGTCATCAACAGATGCTGCTGCGGTGTTTTCCATTCTGCGTTCCAAAAATCTTACGCTTCGAACCAATTTACGTCCCACCCTGGAAATGGAAAGTGGGAGTAACGATCCCATGGCCTATGTGCTTACAATCGCTTTTTTAGTTTTGGTAATCAATCAGGATAAAGGATTGGTGTCTATGATTCCACTGTTTTTTCAACAAATGATTATTGGAACCATCGCTGGGTTTGGCTTTGGAAAGTTGAGCAAGGTTATAATCAATAAAATCAACTTGGATTTTGAGGGTTTATATCCCGTGCTCGTCATCGCGCTAATGTTTATAACCTTTTCCGTAACCGATTTTGTGGGCGGCAACGGCTTTTTGGCCATTTATATTTGTGCGGTCTTTTTGGGGAACCAGTACTTAATCCACAAAAAGACCATTCTTAAAATGTATGATGGGTTGGCGTGGTTGATGCAGATTGTACTTTTCTTGACGTTGGGGCTTTTGGTATTTCCATCGCAGATTGTTCCTGTGATTGGTATTGGACTTTTAATATCGTTGTTTTTGATCTTTGTAGCACGTCCCGTAGCGGTTTTTATGAGTTTGATTCCTTTTAAGATGAAATTGCGGAGGCGTTTCTATATTTCTTGGGTGGGTTTACGCGGGGCAGTGCCGATTGTGTTTGCAACCTATCCATTATTGGCGGGAATCGATAAAGCGAATATGATTTTTAACATTGTATTTTTTATTTCGCTGACCTCCATTTTAATTCAGGGAACTACGCTTTCCGTAGTCGCGAAATGGTTAAGGGTGAGTATTCCCAGTGAAGAGAAAAAAATATCTCCTTCTGAAAAATTTCTTGAGGAACATCCCAAAACCGAAATGCGGGAAATTGGTATTGCAAAGGGGAACAAGATAGTCGGTAAAAAAATTGTGGATATTGAATTCCCAAAAACCGCAATTATCGCAATGATAAAAAGAGACGACAAATACATCACTCCCAACGGAAACACGGTCATTAATGCAGATGATGTGCTCATCGTGCTTTCCGAATCAGAAAAGGGAATCAAAAAAGTCTTCAAGGCATTGAAAATCCAAGAATTTTCAGCTGCCTAA
- a CDS encoding alpha/beta hydrolase-fold protein, which produces MCKQLLLYFLLFTVLQSGFSQEISIGKRDKVFSEILQQNREFSVYFPPSYNIAVNQKYPVLYILDGDYNFQYVAGILELQGGISEVIPEMILVAISGKGTNEYRKNCKPKIEGVEDSGNAEEMAGFIEKELIPYVNKNYKTADYKILGGHSVGGIFVINTAINHPELFNDYIAISPALWWGKNAMEDVIENTWGKTGSTTASVYISLANEQGMGVNEFIKKIPKNMMGKNIHFQEFPNEIHNSVGLPTYKWALGDIFKNWYVKEEYFDSAEALKNHYSEVKRQYGSIFNIPYTIVGNTHYMLQKNEKERAKVQAALRELNPNALVLFNTYRAGKLVDNKDYAEAEQLLNDALTINPNNFDSYDVLARIKMANGNTAEANETIDKALGLANKQQARQWQINELLETKAEINKKP; this is translated from the coding sequence ATGTGTAAACAGCTACTACTTTATTTTCTTCTATTTACTGTTTTACAGAGCGGGTTTTCACAGGAAATTTCAATCGGCAAACGCGATAAGGTTTTTTCTGAAATTCTTCAGCAAAACAGGGAGTTTTCAGTCTATTTTCCACCTTCCTATAATATTGCGGTTAACCAAAAATATCCCGTGCTTTATATTTTGGACGGCGATTACAACTTTCAATACGTTGCTGGAATTTTGGAGTTGCAGGGCGGAATCAGTGAAGTTATTCCAGAAATGATATTAGTGGCAATTTCAGGAAAAGGGACCAACGAGTACCGCAAAAACTGCAAACCAAAAATTGAAGGCGTGGAAGATAGCGGCAATGCCGAGGAAATGGCAGGTTTTATTGAAAAGGAATTGATTCCGTATGTAAACAAAAACTATAAAACGGCAGATTATAAAATTCTTGGCGGCCATTCCGTGGGCGGTATTTTTGTTATCAATACGGCAATAAACCATCCCGAACTTTTCAATGATTATATCGCCATAAGTCCCGCGCTTTGGTGGGGCAAAAATGCGATGGAGGATGTAATTGAAAACACTTGGGGCAAAACCGGAAGCACTACGGCTAGTGTGTATATTTCACTCGCCAACGAACAGGGGATGGGCGTAAATGAATTCATCAAAAAGATTCCTAAAAATATGATGGGTAAAAACATACATTTTCAAGAGTTTCCCAATGAAATCCATAATTCCGTTGGGCTTCCCACCTATAAATGGGCACTGGGCGATATTTTCAAAAACTGGTATGTAAAGGAAGAGTATTTTGATTCTGCGGAAGCTTTAAAAAATCATTATTCCGAAGTGAAGAGACAATATGGCAGTATTTTCAATATTCCATATACCATTGTTGGAAATACCCATTATATGCTTCAAAAAAATGAAAAGGAGCGAGCAAAAGTGCAAGCTGCTCTAAGGGAGCTCAATCCAAATGCATTGGTTCTTTTTAATACGTATAGAGCCGGGAAACTTGTGGACAATAAAGATTATGCTGAAGCCGAACAGCTTTTAAATGATGCTTTGACCATCAATCCAAACAATTTTGACAGTTATGATGTTTTAGCCCGGATTAAAATGGCAAACGGTAATACTGCCGAAGCAAACGAAACCATTGATAAAGCTTTAGGTTTGGCGAACAAACAACAGGCAAGACAATGGCAAATAAATGAGTTATTGGAAACTAAGGCCGAAATAAATAAAAAGCCGTAG
- a CDS encoding DUF3124 domain-containing protein, translating into MKILFKIARIITVLILFGMVMGCDDPKEISSFDPNHWEDHYAEIPKSDSLQSGKTYLSIYSHIYSFTLEKSQNLTAMVSLRNVSDGDTIYISKADYYNTKGELIRSYFEKPIQLKPLETVEIVIDETDEHGGSGANFIFEWTTKATTPEPIFEAVMTSLRGSQGLSFTTQGRRIE; encoded by the coding sequence ATGAAAATACTCTTTAAAATAGCGCGAATTATAACAGTTCTAATTCTTTTCGGAATGGTTATGGGTTGTGATGACCCCAAGGAAATAAGCTCTTTTGACCCAAACCATTGGGAAGACCATTATGCGGAAATTCCCAAGAGTGATTCGTTACAATCTGGAAAAACCTATTTGAGTATCTATTCGCATATTTATAGTTTTACTTTGGAAAAATCGCAAAATCTCACTGCAATGGTCAGCCTTCGGAATGTAAGCGATGGCGATACCATTTATATTTCAAAAGCAGATTATTACAATACCAAAGGAGAATTGATACGTAGCTATTTTGAAAAACCAATTCAACTTAAACCTTTGGAAACCGTTGAAATCGTTATAGACGAAACGGATGAGCACGGAGGCAGCGGCGCCAATTTTATTTTTGAATGGACTACAAAAGCAACAACTCCCGAACCCATTTTTGAAGCAGTTATGACTTCGCTGCGGGGTTCGCAGGGATTGAGTTTTACAACACAGGGCAGAAGGATTGAGTGA
- the yaaA gene encoding peroxide stress protein YaaA produces MKIVISPAKTLDFESKLPTARATQPKFLEEAEMINNKLERKSKKAIGKLMDISDKLAELNYQRYKEFQTPFTKQNARPAVYAFAGDVYAGLDAYTIPSEKIDLLQDSLRILSGMYGMLRPLDLIQPYRLEMGTKLPMNRKKDLYAFWKKTLTETLNNELEEGELFLNLASVEYFNAIDEKKLKVPVISPVFKDFKNDKLKIISFFAKKARGSMSRFAIDKNVKTLDELKAFNYDGYGFSEEYTEKESEPVFIR; encoded by the coding sequence ATGAAAATAGTTATATCCCCAGCAAAAACGCTGGATTTTGAATCAAAACTTCCCACTGCCCGCGCCACCCAGCCCAAGTTTTTGGAGGAAGCCGAAATGATAAACAACAAGCTGGAGCGTAAAAGCAAAAAAGCGATAGGTAAGTTGATGGACATCAGCGATAAATTGGCCGAACTCAATTACCAACGTTATAAGGAATTCCAGACTCCTTTCACAAAACAAAATGCCCGACCAGCAGTCTATGCCTTTGCTGGCGATGTTTACGCGGGTTTGGACGCTTATACCATTCCTTCGGAAAAGATTGATCTGTTGCAGGATTCCCTCCGAATCCTTTCGGGAATGTACGGAATGTTGCGTCCGTTGGATTTGATTCAGCCCTATCGGTTGGAAATGGGCACCAAACTTCCTATGAATCGTAAAAAAGATTTGTATGCTTTTTGGAAAAAAACACTTACCGAAACTTTGAATAACGAATTGGAAGAAGGCGAGCTTTTCTTAAATCTTGCCAGCGTTGAATATTTCAATGCCATTGATGAAAAGAAATTGAAAGTGCCCGTTATCTCGCCAGTTTTTAAGGATTTCAAAAATGACAAACTGAAAATAATTTCGTTCTTCGCCAAAAAAGCACGTGGCAGTATGAGCCGTTTTGCGATTGATAAGAATGTAAAAACCTTGGATGAATTGAAAGCGTTTAATTATGATGGTTATGGTTTCAGTGAAGAATATACTGAAAAGGAGAGTGAGCCTGTTTTTATTCGATAA
- a CDS encoding uracil-DNA glycosylase family protein codes for MFHHIHPYPPFIPENATKLIVGTLPPPRFTTGELKEGDVDFCYGSRDGQLWLILDKIFGLDLKFETTAEAIKQREHFLIKRGIGICDMVASARREKIDASDIGMLEVELRDLVAVLQQNPKIDTLLFTGGNSKNGPEYFFRRKLKECNISLKLVSNKVPRIHTFQLPENGRTVKTVSLIAPSGAANRAVGSLSAYKKMKDEFPEKTTIDFRVEQYRPFF; via the coding sequence TTGTTCCACCACATCCACCCATACCCGCCATTTATTCCCGAAAATGCAACCAAACTGATAGTGGGAACCCTTCCGCCACCACGTTTCACAACCGGGGAATTGAAAGAGGGCGATGTGGATTTTTGTTACGGCAGCCGCGACGGACAATTATGGTTGATTTTGGATAAAATATTCGGCTTGGATCTAAAATTTGAAACCACAGCCGAAGCAATTAAGCAACGCGAACATTTTTTAATAAAAAGAGGTATCGGAATCTGCGATATGGTGGCTTCTGCCAGAAGAGAAAAAATTGATGCTTCAGATATTGGAATGTTGGAAGTGGAACTGCGCGATTTGGTTGCCGTGCTTCAGCAAAATCCTAAAATTGATACGTTGCTTTTCACGGGCGGAAATAGCAAAAACGGTCCGGAATATTTCTTCCGAAGAAAACTGAAAGAGTGCAATATTTCCCTGAAGTTGGTTTCAAATAAGGTGCCTCGAATCCATACATTTCAACTTCCGGAAAATGGCAGAACTGTAAAAACAGTTTCATTAATAGCACCATCAGGAGCAGCTAATAGAGCTGTTGGCAGCCTTTCAGCCTATAAAAAAATGAAAGATGAATTCCCCGAAAAAACTACGATAGATTTTCGGGTGGAACAATACCGTCCATTTTTTTAA
- a CDS encoding HYR domain-containing protein: MKKITLLLLLVFFAAGTTFAQCIVTTPYLTVNSNNSGNVQTISTCSYGGDYNTVNALIIGANYRFTSAAGYVTITDTSNNVLGFGPTPVTINNISVASIRLHNTTSAAPACGTDTSCHTTTIQRLIPPPANDLCVNAINIGSDGTIAGTTLGATVDSAGTCNGVTNTVAGVWYSFTDVTGVGSTVTINTCSAIGYDTKLSVYTGSCGAFTCVTANDDAGAACGISSVRSEVTFTTDGSSTYYVLVHGFSTTGNFELNVSGLPTLGDPPVIACPSNITANNAPGQCSAVVNFTGVAFDTEDGNISGDIVATPPSGSDFPVGDTTVTLSVTDSDGNTSTCNFIVTVIDNELPVAVCQDITVELDPVTGVANITAADVDNGSSDNCGIASMTLDVSSFDCSMTGANTVVMTVTDDSGNISTCTSTVTVEDNTAPEIFCVGGFGTFTESEDFEAGLPSGWSTVVNTGTCDWINSGDMPTGDDFPTLAMLFDDDDCGLGAPASNVTLLSAVYDLTGASNVSLGYDVAFQESGTQTFTVEVFDGTAWQQIALYEDDLDPDIQTETIDASAYANANFQVRWTYDDNGGEWGWGAGVDNFLLSYDASSGGGLDVFLDANGMASIDPMDLLVNVNEACGYTITAGGVGGGTMGSLSTLFTSNNGGSPGWAVMYDLTVGPNDIEVTDIDVNIDGTSTFNLDMYTLVGTYVGNETNAAAWGSPAASGTGTGLGIDQPSNAVLSTPVVLSANTTYGIAIVTDSGQNYTNGDGSNQNFSNADLSLSLGTAVAGLFTGSVFSPRVWNGTINYTTTGGSGLDFTCADLGENQVEVTVTDNSGNESTCIAIVNVIDLIAPVITCGPPVITETEEVDFEGSSIPNGWTTQINAGSQDWTFGSGDMPTGTDFPSNAAIFDDDAAGNGAVNNATLISPVYDLSGASTASLSFDYAMQEFLGDGTLTVEVYDGAAWQEILFVDVSTNPTNTGAIDLAAYLNANFQVRYTYDDEGGWGWGAGVDNFELTYSIVPTSNIVEIELGPDGTTSVDPYSLVSNIDEACGISTIAVDVPTVSCADIGGTFMITVFVSDTSGNIASCIAEVSVVDRLAPELTCPADQTVDPGAGNLFYILPDYFATGEATADDNCTDPVTITTQDPAPGTALPDGTYTITMTATDEYGNTATCDFELTVETVLGVDTNSLETGLALYPNPASSVVNLVNKTNISLEKMMIYDINGKLVNQTDLRTMQGERAVDVSSLASGVYMVQIIGDNASTVKRLIKE; the protein is encoded by the coding sequence ATGAAGAAAATTACATTATTACTCTTGCTGGTTTTTTTTGCCGCAGGAACTACTTTTGCCCAATGTATTGTGACGACACCGTATTTGACGGTGAACTCCAATAATAGTGGCAACGTTCAGACTATTTCTACCTGTAGTTATGGGGGGGATTACAATACTGTAAATGCCCTTATCATTGGAGCAAACTATCGCTTTACTTCTGCTGCGGGTTATGTGACAATTACAGATACAAGTAACAATGTACTGGGATTTGGTCCAACTCCAGTGACAATCAATAACATTTCAGTTGCCTCTATCAGGTTGCACAACACTACTAGTGCTGCTCCTGCTTGTGGAACTGATACTTCTTGTCACACTACAACCATCCAACGACTTATTCCGCCGCCGGCCAATGATCTTTGTGTGAATGCTATCAATATAGGTTCTGACGGAACTATTGCTGGAACAACATTAGGGGCCACTGTAGATAGCGCAGGAACTTGTAACGGTGTTACTAACACTGTTGCTGGGGTATGGTATTCCTTTACCGATGTTACGGGAGTAGGTTCAACAGTAACCATAAATACGTGTTCTGCCATTGGATATGACACCAAACTTTCAGTATATACAGGAAGCTGTGGAGCCTTTACTTGCGTTACTGCTAATGATGATGCAGGTGCCGCCTGTGGTATCAGCAGTGTAAGAAGTGAAGTAACCTTTACTACTGATGGTTCTTCTACCTATTACGTGTTGGTACATGGATTTAGCACCACTGGGAATTTTGAATTAAATGTATCTGGTTTGCCAACATTAGGCGATCCGCCAGTTATTGCTTGTCCATCTAATATTACTGCAAACAATGCGCCTGGCCAATGTTCAGCGGTTGTAAACTTTACTGGAGTAGCTTTTGATACCGAAGATGGAAACATCTCTGGCGATATTGTTGCCACCCCTCCAAGCGGAAGTGATTTTCCTGTAGGTGATACTACTGTAACCCTTTCGGTAACTGATAGCGATGGAAATACTTCGACTTGTAATTTTATCGTTACTGTAATAGATAATGAATTACCAGTAGCAGTATGCCAAGACATAACTGTAGAGCTCGATCCTGTTACAGGAGTTGCGAATATTACGGCTGCCGATGTGGATAATGGTTCGTCAGACAATTGTGGAATAGCTTCAATGACTCTTGATGTTTCTTCTTTTGACTGTTCCATGACAGGCGCTAACACTGTTGTTATGACTGTTACAGATGATTCTGGAAACATATCTACTTGTACTTCTACGGTTACTGTTGAGGACAACACCGCTCCTGAAATATTCTGTGTAGGTGGTTTTGGTACTTTTACAGAATCAGAAGATTTTGAAGCTGGCTTACCATCTGGCTGGTCAACTGTAGTTAATACAGGTACTTGCGATTGGATCAATAGTGGAGATATGCCTACCGGCGATGATTTCCCAACATTGGCAATGCTTTTTGATGATGATGACTGTGGTCTTGGTGCACCGGCAAGTAACGTAACGCTACTTTCGGCTGTGTATGATTTAACTGGAGCTTCAAACGTATCCCTTGGCTATGATGTTGCTTTCCAGGAGTCTGGAACACAAACTTTTACGGTTGAGGTTTTTGATGGTACAGCTTGGCAACAAATTGCCCTTTATGAAGATGATCTGGATCCAGACATCCAGACAGAAACTATCGATGCTTCTGCATATGCCAATGCGAATTTCCAAGTTCGTTGGACTTATGACGACAATGGCGGCGAATGGGGCTGGGGAGCTGGCGTTGACAACTTCCTGTTGAGCTACGATGCTTCCTCAGGAGGAGGTCTTGATGTCTTTCTAGATGCTAACGGTATGGCTAGTATAGACCCTATGGATTTGCTTGTAAACGTAAATGAAGCTTGTGGATATACTATTACTGCAGGTGGAGTAGGTGGCGGAACTATGGGATCGCTTTCTACTTTATTTACTTCAAACAACGGTGGATCACCTGGTTGGGCTGTTATGTACGACCTTACCGTAGGTCCAAATGACATCGAGGTTACTGATATTGATGTGAACATTGACGGTACCTCTACCTTCAACCTTGATATGTATACCTTAGTAGGTACCTATGTTGGTAACGAGACAAATGCTGCTGCATGGGGTTCTCCCGCGGCTTCTGGAACTGGAACCGGACTTGGAATAGACCAGCCTAGTAACGCAGTGCTTTCTACCCCGGTAGTTTTGAGCGCGAACACCACTTATGGTATCGCTATAGTGACCGACTCTGGTCAAAACTACACCAATGGTGATGGATCCAACCAAAACTTCTCGAATGCAGACCTATCATTGTCTTTAGGTACTGCCGTTGCAGGATTGTTTACTGGATCTGTGTTCTCTCCACGTGTGTGGAATGGTACTATAAACTATACTACAACTGGAGGTTCAGGCCTTGATTTTACTTGTGCAGATCTTGGTGAGAACCAAGTAGAAGTTACTGTTACTGACAATAGTGGTAACGAATCTACTTGTATTGCAATTGTAAACGTAATAGATCTTATTGCACCTGTTATTACTTGTGGACCTCCTGTAATTACTGAAACTGAAGAAGTAGACTTTGAAGGAAGCTCTATACCTAATGGGTGGACTACTCAGATTAATGCAGGTTCGCAGGACTGGACTTTTGGTTCCGGTGATATGCCCACAGGCACTGACTTCCCTTCTAATGCAGCCATCTTTGATGACGACGCTGCAGGTAACGGCGCAGTGAACAATGCTACGCTTATATCTCCAGTATATGATCTAAGCGGTGCTTCTACTGCCTCATTATCTTTTGATTATGCAATGCAAGAGTTCCTTGGTGATGGTACGCTTACTGTTGAAGTTTATGACGGTGCCGCATGGCAAGAGATCTTGTTTGTAGATGTGAGTACCAACCCAACCAATACAGGCGCTATTGATTTGGCGGCTTACTTAAACGCTAACTTCCAAGTTCGTTATACTTATGATGATGAAGGCGGCTGGGGCTGGGGTGCCGGTGTTGATAATTTCGAGCTTACCTATTCTATCGTTCCAACGAGCAACATTGTAGAAATCGAATTGGGTCCTGATGGTACTACTTCTGTAGATCCATACAGTCTTGTATCCAACATAGATGAAGCTTGTGGTATTTCTACAATCGCTGTAGATGTGCCAACAGTTAGTTGTGCTGATATAGGAGGTACGTTTATGATAACTGTATTTGTTAGTGATACTAGCGGCAACATTGCTTCTTGTATTGCAGAGGTAAGTGTAGTTGACAGACTTGCACCAGAACTTACCTGCCCAGCCGATCAAACCGTTGATCCGGGAGCAGGCAACCTGTTCTACATCTTGCCTGATTATTTCGCCACTGGCGAGGCAACAGCTGATGACAACTGTACAGATCCTGTGACTATCACAACCCAAGACCCGGCTCCTGGAACGGCACTTCCTGATGGAACTTATACCATTACGATGACCGCCACCGATGAGTACGGAAACACAGCTACCTGTGACTTTGAGCTTACCGTGGAAACTGTTCTTGGCGTGGATACCAACTCACTGGAGACCGGACTGGCACTATATCCAAATCCAGCGAGCAGCGTTGTGAACCTTGTCAACAAGACCAACATCTCCCTAGAGAAGATGATGATCTATGACATAAACGGAAAACTAGTAAACCAAACAGACCTTCGCACTATGCAAGGTGAAAGAGCAGTAGATGTTTCATCACTTGCTTCTGGAGTTTACATGGTACAGATTATTGGTGACAACGCAAGCACTGTGAAGCGCTTGATTAAAGAATAA